GCATGGCATAGGTGGAATCTTTGTGGATTTTGAACCCGGCTACAGGGTCGGCAATGACGAGCAGGCGCATGAGGGAATCCCGTTATTTCTGGATGACTGAGCCAGGGCGATGGCGGGAATAACAGCTAATCTGCCGCTCCCGTAGCCTCAGCTTTTGCAGCAGTGAAGTGGTGGATTGGCTACGCCAACATCCACCCTCCACCATGAGATCAAGCCGCAAACGACAACTGTGGCTCGGGTGCTGTCGCTTCGATTTCATGCGATGCGGCCAACAGCGCCAGCCGCGCCACCACGCCATAAGAATAGAAGCGGTTCGGTGCGCTATCCGGTGCACCATCGCAATCTGGTGTGGTACACGGCGAGGCAAACGCCAGCGGCTCGAAATGCATGCCTGGCGCGTTGAGGTTTTCTTCCGGGCCACGGCCGGTATGCACGCGATAGAAACCACCGACCACAAAGCGGTCGACCATGTACACCACGGGTTCAGCCACGGCGTCATTGATACTTTCAAAGGTCGGCACGCCTTCTTGCACGATCACGTCGTGCACTTCCAGCCCTTCCTTGACCACCGACATCTTGTTGCGTTGTTTGCGGTTCAGGCCGATCACTTCGTCCGCCGACTTCACGCTCATGATGCCCATGCCATAAGTACCGGCATTGGCTTTGACGATCACGAACGGGTCGTGATCAATGCCGTGTTCGGCATATTTGACGCGGATCTTGGCCAGCGTGCTGTTCACGGCATCAGCCAGTTGTTCTTCGCCAGCGCGATTGTGGAAATCCAGACCATCCACGTGAGCGAAGTACGGGTTGATGGTCCACGGATCAATCCCGATCAGTTTGGCGAAGTCGTCCGCCACATGGTCGTACGCGCCAAAGTGATTGGTCTTGCGGCGCACCGACCAACCGGCATGCGGTGGCGGCACAATGATTTGTTCGACATCATCCAGCAGCGGCGGAATACCCGCAGACAGATCGTTATTCAGTAGCACCGCACATGGATCAAACCCGGCTACGCCAATCCGGCGGCCATTTCGCACCAGCGGCTCCAGCGTGAGCTTCTGGCCATCCACCAGATCAAACGTGGTTGGCTCGGTGATTTCAGGGTTGAACGTGCCCAGACGCACCACGAGCCCCGCCATGCGCATGATGCGCACCAGCGCGGCCACGTTTTGCAGGTAGAAAGTATTGCGAGTGTGGTTTTCCGGAATCAACAACACGCGCCGCGCATCGGGACACATGTTTTCCAGCGCGCTCATCACCGCCTGTACACCCAGTGGGTGAAATGCCGGATTGAGGTTGTTGAACCCCCCCGGGAACAGGTTCATGTCGACCGGAGCGAGCTTGTACCCGGCATTGCGCAAGTCCACCGAACCATAAAACGGCGGCGTCGATTCTTGCCATTGATTGCGAAACCAGTGCTCGATTTCAGGCTGGGCGGAAAGAATACGGCGCTCCAGATCCAGCAATGGGCCAGAAAGCGCGGTGGTGAGATGCGGAACGGTCATGGGGAACACTCATCAAAAACAGCGTCAGCCAGAAATGCGGGCGGCATCCTGATAATACAACCCGCATGCATATGTTTCATCCCTAACTCGGCGCTGCGGGGTGTGAATTTATCCCGACAAATCGGGACAACCAAGCCGCGCACTGCCGAAAACATTCACGAGCCACGCCCGCAACACAGGCAATCCGCGTGGCAGTTTGCGGCTACAACCAACCTTTGCGCTTGAAAAACCAGTACGGCGCAATGCCGGACAGCACCATCAACACGAGCGCAAACGGATAACCAAAGTGCCACTGCAATTCCGGCATCGCGCCAAAGTTCATGCCGTAAATACTGGCAATGACCGTCGGCGGCAGAAACACCACGGCAGCAATCGAGAAAATCTTGATGATCTTGTTCTGCTGCAAGTTGATCAAGCCCATCAGCGCGTCCATCAAGAAGTTGATCTTGTCGAACAGAAAGCCGGTGTGATTATTCAGTGACTCCAGATCCCGCAGCACTTCGCGCAGGTCATCTTCCTGCGTTTGCTTCAGGACGCGACAGCGCAGCAAAAACGACAGCGAACGCCGCGTGTCCATTAAATCCAGCCGCACTTTGCCGTTCAAGTCTTCCTGCGTGGCGATGTCGGCCACCGTATCGGCCATAACGGTGTCAGTCATCACATTGTGGCGATTCAGCACCCGGCGGCTGACCTTGTCCAGATCGGCATAAACGCCTTCGAGCATATCCGCCGCGTACTCAACGGCGACGTCGTAAATGGCCAGCAGTACGTCTTCCGCTGAATGCACATAGTCCGCCTGCATGCGCGCCCGCATCCGGAACAGGCGAAAGGCGGCGAGTTCTTCATTGCGGATGCTCAACAAGCGCCCGTCGTTGAGCAGGAATGACACCGTGACCACGTCTGCGCCATCATTAAACTGGTGCAGAAAAAACGAGTTCAGATGAATACCGGCCTCGTCGACAAAGCAACGGGCAGAATCCTCGATATCTTCTACTTCATCGTCATTGAGCTTGAGCCGGAACACCTGCTGCAATAGCGCGCGTTCGTGCTCGTTGGGCTCCACAGAATCAATCCAGACCACGCCCTCACGTGTGAGATCGTCCGCCGATTCCACGGCCACCGGTCGTAGTCGTCCTTCCACAAAACCATATGCGGTTAGCATTTGTGTCGCCCTGCGTGAGATACCGCGCGGATTATAGGAGATGTCACCGGCCCACGCTTGCGCTGTGTATCTGCTTCAGACATCGCCAGCAGGCGCGAATTCGGAGGCCCAGGCAAAATGTTTTACACTGCGCCCATGCTTACCTATCAGAATCTTGCCAGCCAAAGCGGGCTGGACCGGGCCGATATCCACGCGCTGTTTGGTCATCTGGGCGGCTTCGGGCGTGCCTGGTTGATTGCGCACGGCGACGATCCCGCACCTGATGAGTTCGTTGCCCGCTTTAATGTGCTGGCCGAACGACGGCGTAATGGCGAACCGATTGCGTATCTCACCGGCGAAAAAGAGTTCTTCAGTTTGCCATTCAGCGTTGCGCCGGGCGTATTGATTCCGCGTCCGGAAACCGAACTGCTGGTGGAACTGGCTTTAGAGCGCCTGCCAGCCGGCGCGCCGCGCATTCTGGATATGGGCACCGGCAGCGGGATTATTGCCATCACTCTGGCGCATGAATGCACCGGTGCCCGCGTCACCGCGCTGGATGCCTCGCCCGCAGCGCTGGCCATTGCCGGGATTAACGCCGCACGCCATGCGCCACAGGTCACTCTGTTGCTGAGTGACTGGTACCAGGCACTCGGTGACGCGCAATTTGATCTGATTGTGTCTAACCCGCCGTATATCGAACAACATGATCCGCATCTGGCCCAAGGCGATCTGCGCTTTGAGCCACGCTCGGCCTTGACTGATGAAGCCGATGGCCTGGCGCACATTCGCACCATTGTGGCGGGGGCGCCGTCCCACTTACACGGCGGCGGCTGGCTATTGTTTGAACATGGCTACGACCAAGGCGAAGCATCCAGATCCATCCTCGCCGCCGCAGGTTTTTCCGCAGTGCAGACTTGGCAAGATCTGGCTGGCCTGGATCGCGTCAGTGGTGGGCTTGCCCCGGCGAGTCGCGCTGGTTAAAATACCCGAGTAAATTAATCAGTTAAAGGCGCTGCGCTTGCGACGCGCCGCAACCTAGCGAGTCACCCCATGAGCGTTCAAGAGTCCATCCGCCAGACCGTCACCGAAAACCCGGTTGTCCTTTTCATGAAAGGCACACCGACTTTTCCACAGTGCGGCTTCTCGTCCGCCGCTGTGCAGATGCTGAAAAACTGCGGCGCCAATTTTGTTGCCGTTAACGTACTGGAAGACCCGGAAGTCCGTCAGGGCATCAAAGAGTTCTCCAACTGGCCAACCATTCCACAGCTGTACGTCAAGGGCGAATTCGTCGGCGGTTCGGACATCATGAAAGAACTGTTCAGCTCCGGCGAACTGCAACAATTGCTGCAAGACTGATTGGTTACCCGTAACGCATGCCTAAACGCCAGCTGACCACTGGCGTTTTTTGTTTGAGTGCCATTGGGCCAGTACCATCGCAGCGTTGCTCTTCAGCATTATATGATCTGGAACCCGGTCCTTTCTCTTGTACAAGGCCTCCCACGCATGCTGGTGCTCCCTTCCTCTTATCACCGCGTTGCTGTTGTTCTGGCTCCCCGCCTGGGCGACTCCTTGCTACTGATGGTGCTGGCGCAGAATTTGCGGCTTGCCGGCAAGGAGGTGGTGGTATTTGGCAACTATCCGCGGTTACTGGCGCCATGGTTTCCCGACTTCGATTTACGCCCGGCACTGGAAGAAGCAACAGCAACACAAAGCCTGCAAGAATTTGAACTGGTGCTGCACATGCATGTGGGCTGGCCGCTGGAGCTGCGCAAGCATCACGCCCGCGTGGTCTATTACGATGAAATCATGGCCGTCACGGGCCGCGGTATCGTCAAGCTTGATCAGATTGCCTTGTTCTGCAAACGGCATCTAGGCCTGGGCGATGCCAGCACCGACAACGGGCTGCGTGATATCGAGCGCATGCAGTATCGCCGCTATGCCAATCGTGTGGTAATTCACCCATCTTCGACATCAGAGCTACGTCGTTGGGCGCCAGAGCGTTTTATGGAACTCGGGCTCGCCCTCAAACAGAAGGGATTTGAGCCCGTATTTATTGTCGGCCCGGAAGAGTACGACAAGTGGGCGTGGATCAAGCCTTATGGCCTTGAAGTCCCCGAGTTCCCCTCGCTGGCTGCCATCGCCAGCTTCATTCACGCCTCGGGCTGGCTGATTGGCAATGAATCTGGCATTGGACATCTGGCGTCCAATCTGGGCATCCCTACTTTGTGGTTTGCCGGTCGCGGCAAACGTGCCCGGATGTGGCGGCCGGCATGGTCACCAGCGCGGGTGATTTATCCCTGGTTTCTACCCACCGCAACTTTACGTGACCGCTTCTGGCGCGAAGTGATTCCGGTCAGCCGGGTTATGGCCGCGTTTGCAAAGTTAAGAAAAACAGCACAAAAACAACTGAGGCCGCCATTACCAGCAATACCCCCGGTAGCTACCATCACATCAGACAGGACGGTTCCTTGCGAGTCTTGAGTGCAGGAGCAGGTCAGCACTCGCACTACTCGGAAGTGCCACGCTCCGCTAACAAAAAGCCCCACAATTGCGGGGCTTTTTGTATTGGGGTAATTCATACCGTTTCATTCGCATCAGATGCGCCAGCCAATTAGTGATGGTAGTAGCCGCCACCATGCCAACCACCCCAACCACGGTAATACCCATAATTGATCGACACAGCAGGCCAGATCACCGGGGCGCCGTAGTAAACCGGCGCGGCCTGATACACCACAGCAGGTTGCTGTACGACCACGGTTTGCGGCTGATCAACATAGGTAGTCGTGGCATTGGTGGTAGCCGGTTGCTGCGGCGCGCTGCCGCCATCCACGTTTACCTGAATCGGCACCTCGCGACCTGGATCGTAGGCCATGCGAGTGGTGTAGCGCTGACCGGCGTACTCGTAAGTCACGTCATAGCCAACGGTATGTTGTTGCTGGGTCTGCGTGGTAGAACAACGGCGTACGGTTTGTGTGCTCACACCGCTGTTCTGATTCGCCAAGTTGTCACCAGCCAGAGCCCCGACTACGGCACCGGCAGCTGTCGCCGCCACGTTGCCATTGCCGTGCCCTACCGTGTTACCCAGCAGACCACCAAAAATCCCCCCGAGGATCGCGCCGCCGTAGGTGCGTGGTTGTTGCACCTGAACTTGCTCATCCCAGCATGACTGCTGCGGTATTGAAACTTGCTGCACCACCGGCGTGGTATTGATAACGCGGCCGTACTCGGCGGCCTGCGCTGCACCGGCGATTCCGGCAAGGGTCATTAGCAGAACGATTCTTTTCATTTTATCCACTCGCTTGCAGCACACTGGCTGCGCTTTGCACCCCGATTGGGGACATCACACCTTACGTATTTTCACGCTTTTGCATCTGGCGTACCAGGATGCGCGTCACAGCAAACACTTTTACGTTCAGTCACTTGGATGGCCTGGATGCCATCTGGTTCGGCGTTTTTCGCATTCTTTACAATCTGTCACCGGACCAGCCATTTCCAGCCTGATCGCGCGACCAGCGGTTATGATGCAAATACCCATCGAACGTATCCGCGAGGTTTGCATGTCCTACTCTTTGGCCAATCAATTGGTCGTCGCCATCTCCTCGCGTGCCCTGTTCGATTTCGAAGAAGAAAACACCCTCTTCGAAACGGGTGATGCCTCAGCCTATAAATCGTTACAACTGCGAAAACTGGATGAACCCGCAACGCCGGGCGTGGCCTTCGCTCTGGTGCAAAAGTTGCTCGCTTTCAACGAGGGCAGCGCCCACCGCGTTGAGGTGGTCATTCTTTCGCGCAATGACCCGGTGAGCGGTTTGCGCACTTTTCGCTCGGCCCAGCATCACGGTCTGACGCTCGAGCGCGGCGTATTCACGCAAGGCCGTGCCCCCTTCAAATATCTGAACGCGCTCAACGCCAATCTGTTTCTGTCCGTAAACGAGGCCGACGTACGCGAAGCGCTCGCCGCCGGTTTTCCCGCGGCTCGGGTTTACCCGCAATCGGTACATGCTGCCGGATTGCATCCGCATGAAATCCGCATTGCATTTGATGGCGATGCCGTGCTGTTTTCCGATGAAGCCGAACGCATTTATCAACGCGATGGCCTGCCGGCATTCCACCAGCATGAGCACGATCACGTCACCCGCCCGTTACCGGCCGGTCCGTTCAAGCCGCTGCTCGAAGCCTTGCACCGATTACAACGTGCGGCATCACCAATCCGTTTACGCACAGCGCTGGTCACTGCACGCAGCGCCCCGGCGCATGAACGGGCGATCCGTACCCTGATGGATTGGCAAATTGAAGTGGATGAAGCGATGTTTCTGGGTGGGCTGGAAAAAGGCCCGTTCTTGCGCGAATTTGAGCCCGACTTCTTCTTCGATGATCAAACCGGCCATTGCCTGTCTGGCGCCTTAGCCGGACCAACCGGTCAGGTGATCGCCGGGGTCGCCAACGAAGTCGAATCCTGATCCGGCTTACGCAATCGCACTTGATTGGATCGTTTTTCATCCACTCATTCAACAAAAGCATCAAAACAGTGCGTTTACATAACCGATGATCACCGTATTGCGCCAATTTGGTTCACATAACGCACCAGCAGAAAATCACAAAACACATATCCTTTTTAACTTCATATAGATATGACTTTGGCACAGGGATTGCTTTTGGTGCACCTCCACTAAAAAAGAGGCGCCCGAGCAAGTGGCGCACTGCTGCAATTCCTGGAGCCTTAAGTGAATCAATTACCTGCAAGTGATGACGTCCTGTTCATCCTGATCGGCGCCATCATGATCCTGGCCATGCATGCCGGGTTTGCTTTTCTAGAACTTGGTACCGTGCGCCAGAAAAATCAGGTCAACGCGCTGGTTAAAATCCTGACCGACTTCGCGGTTTCAGCCATTGCCTATTTTTTCATTGGCTATGGCGTGGCGTATGGCGTGCACTTCATGTTGCCGGTGCATGATCTCAATACCAACCACGGCTATGGTCTGGTGCGGTTTTTCTTCCTGCTGACCTTTGCTGCGGCGATTCCGGCGATCATCTCTGGCGGCATTGCCGAACGCGCGC
This genomic interval from Silvimonas soli contains the following:
- the prmC gene encoding peptide chain release factor N(5)-glutamine methyltransferase — protein: MFYTAPMLTYQNLASQSGLDRADIHALFGHLGGFGRAWLIAHGDDPAPDEFVARFNVLAERRRNGEPIAYLTGEKEFFSLPFSVAPGVLIPRPETELLVELALERLPAGAPRILDMGTGSGIIAITLAHECTGARVTALDASPAALAIAGINAARHAPQVTLLLSDWYQALGDAQFDLIVSNPPYIEQHDPHLAQGDLRFEPRSALTDEADGLAHIRTIVAGAPSHLHGGGWLLFEHGYDQGEASRSILAAAGFSAVQTWQDLAGLDRVSGGLAPASRAG
- the corA gene encoding magnesium/cobalt transporter CorA yields the protein MLTAYGFVEGRLRPVAVESADDLTREGVVWIDSVEPNEHERALLQQVFRLKLNDDEVEDIEDSARCFVDEAGIHLNSFFLHQFNDGADVVTVSFLLNDGRLLSIRNEELAAFRLFRMRARMQADYVHSAEDVLLAIYDVAVEYAADMLEGVYADLDKVSRRVLNRHNVMTDTVMADTVADIATQEDLNGKVRLDLMDTRRSLSFLLRCRVLKQTQEDDLREVLRDLESLNNHTGFLFDKINFLMDALMGLINLQQNKIIKIFSIAAVVFLPPTVIASIYGMNFGAMPELQWHFGYPFALVLMVLSGIAPYWFFKRKGWL
- the grxD gene encoding Grx4 family monothiol glutaredoxin, producing the protein MSVQESIRQTVTENPVVLFMKGTPTFPQCGFSSAAVQMLKNCGANFVAVNVLEDPEVRQGIKEFSNWPTIPQLYVKGEFVGGSDIMKELFSSGELQQLLQD
- a CDS encoding 5'-nucleotidase; the protein is MSYSLANQLVVAISSRALFDFEEENTLFETGDASAYKSLQLRKLDEPATPGVAFALVQKLLAFNEGSAHRVEVVILSRNDPVSGLRTFRSAQHHGLTLERGVFTQGRAPFKYLNALNANLFLSVNEADVREALAAGFPAARVYPQSVHAAGLHPHEIRIAFDGDAVLFSDEAERIYQRDGLPAFHQHEHDHVTRPLPAGPFKPLLEALHRLQRAASPIRLRTALVTARSAPAHERAIRTLMDWQIEVDEAMFLGGLEKGPFLREFEPDFFFDDQTGHCLSGALAGPTGQVIAGVANEVES
- the gshA gene encoding glutamate--cysteine ligase codes for the protein MTVPHLTTALSGPLLDLERRILSAQPEIEHWFRNQWQESTPPFYGSVDLRNAGYKLAPVDMNLFPGGFNNLNPAFHPLGVQAVMSALENMCPDARRVLLIPENHTRNTFYLQNVAALVRIMRMAGLVVRLGTFNPEITEPTTFDLVDGQKLTLEPLVRNGRRIGVAGFDPCAVLLNNDLSAGIPPLLDDVEQIIVPPPHAGWSVRRKTNHFGAYDHVADDFAKLIGIDPWTINPYFAHVDGLDFHNRAGEEQLADAVNSTLAKIRVKYAEHGIDHDPFVIVKANAGTYGMGIMSVKSADEVIGLNRKQRNKMSVVKEGLEVHDVIVQEGVPTFESINDAVAEPVVYMVDRFVVGGFYRVHTGRGPEENLNAPGMHFEPLAFASPCTTPDCDGAPDSAPNRFYSYGVVARLALLAASHEIEATAPEPQLSFAA
- a CDS encoding glycine zipper 2TM domain-containing protein, with product MKRIVLLMTLAGIAGAAQAAEYGRVINTTPVVQQVSIPQQSCWDEQVQVQQPRTYGGAILGGIFGGLLGNTVGHGNGNVAATAAGAVVGALAGDNLANQNSGVSTQTVRRCSTTQTQQQHTVGYDVTYEYAGQRYTTRMAYDPGREVPIQVNVDGGSAPQQPATTNATTTYVDQPQTVVVQQPAVVYQAAPVYYGAPVIWPAVSINYGYYRGWGGWHGGGYYHH
- a CDS encoding glycosyltransferase family 9 protein; this translates as MGQYHRSVALQHYMIWNPVLSLVQGLPRMLVLPSSYHRVAVVLAPRLGDSLLLMVLAQNLRLAGKEVVVFGNYPRLLAPWFPDFDLRPALEEATATQSLQEFELVLHMHVGWPLELRKHHARVVYYDEIMAVTGRGIVKLDQIALFCKRHLGLGDASTDNGLRDIERMQYRRYANRVVIHPSSTSELRRWAPERFMELGLALKQKGFEPVFIVGPEEYDKWAWIKPYGLEVPEFPSLAAIASFIHASGWLIGNESGIGHLASNLGIPTLWFAGRGKRARMWRPAWSPARVIYPWFLPTATLRDRFWREVIPVSRVMAAFAKLRKTAQKQLRPPLPAIPPVATITSDRTVPCES